A genomic region of Streptomyces sp. NBC_00247 contains the following coding sequences:
- a CDS encoding potassium channel family protein: MRTLWHRSRSEARDDNEASRAITMPTQGALPPLQQVLRRLAMALLVLAVTVVIVWTDRAGYNDTSDGSVDLLDAVYYATVTLSTTGYGDITPVSDGARLTNVLVITPLRVLFLIILVGTTLEVLTERTRQQVRIHRWRSRTRGHVVVVGYGTKGRHAIESLLSTGIGKDKIVVVDPQQKAAHAAGDDGLVAVVGDATRSETLLKAEVQTARRVIIAPQRDETATLITLTARQLNKHATIVVAVREDENVPLLKQSGADTVVTSSSSAGRLLGVSMASPPVARTLEDLMTHGSGLDLGERAVTEEEIGRSPRECADLIVAVLRNRKLLDYTDPAIAGLKRDDRVITISRSGAPAS; encoded by the coding sequence CTGCGGACCCTCTGGCACCGCTCGCGCTCGGAAGCACGGGACGACAACGAGGCCAGTCGCGCCATCACCATGCCGACGCAGGGCGCCCTGCCGCCGCTCCAACAGGTGCTTCGGCGGCTGGCGATGGCCCTGTTGGTCCTCGCGGTCACGGTGGTGATCGTCTGGACCGACCGCGCCGGATACAACGACACCTCCGACGGCAGCGTCGACCTGCTCGACGCCGTCTACTACGCGACCGTCACCCTCTCCACCACCGGTTACGGCGACATCACCCCGGTGAGCGACGGTGCCCGCCTCACCAACGTGCTGGTCATCACCCCCCTTCGGGTGCTCTTCCTGATCATCCTGGTCGGCACCACCCTCGAAGTCCTCACCGAGCGGACCCGCCAGCAGGTGCGCATCCACCGGTGGCGTTCCCGTACGCGCGGCCATGTCGTGGTGGTCGGTTACGGCACCAAGGGCCGGCACGCCATCGAGTCGCTGCTCTCCACCGGCATCGGCAAGGACAAGATCGTCGTGGTGGACCCGCAGCAGAAGGCCGCACACGCGGCCGGCGACGACGGGCTGGTGGCCGTGGTCGGCGACGCCACACGCTCCGAAACGCTGCTCAAGGCCGAGGTGCAGACGGCCAGGCGAGTGATCATCGCGCCTCAGCGCGACGAGACGGCCACCCTGATCACCCTGACCGCCCGCCAGCTCAACAAGCACGCCACCATCGTCGTCGCGGTCCGGGAGGACGAGAACGTACCGCTGCTCAAGCAGAGCGGCGCGGACACCGTGGTCACCAGTTCCAGCTCGGCCGGGCGTCTGCTCGGGGTGTCGATGGCCAGCCCGCCGGTGGCCAGGACGCTGGAGGATCTGATGACCCACGGCAGCGGACTGGATCTCGGTGAGCGCGCGGTGACCGAGGAGGAGATCGGCCGCTCGCCGCGCGAGTGCGCCGACCTGATCGTCGCGGTGCTCCGCAACAGGAAGTTGCTCGACTACACGGACCCCGCGATCGCCGGCCTCAAGCGCGACGACCGTGTCATCACCATCAGCCGGTCGGGGGCACCGGCCTCCTGA
- a CDS encoding NAD(P)H-quinone oxidoreductase, translated as MYAITIPEPGGPEALVWTEVPDPVPGEGEVLVEVLSSAVNRADVMQRQGFYDPPPGASAYPGLECAGRVAALGPGVSGWAVGDEVCALLAGGGYAEKVAVPSGQLLPVPAGLDVVSAAALPEVTSTVWSNVFMVAHLRPGETLLVHGGSSGIGTMAIQLAKAVGARVAVTAGSAEKLASCAELGADILINYREQDFVEEIRKATDGAGADVILDIVGAKYLGKNVEALATNGRLAIIGLQGGAKAELNLGALLTKRAAVTATSLRGRPAAEKAAIVAAVREHVWPLIEGGVVRPIVDRTVPMAEAAEAHRVLESSTHIGKVLLLAPATNQV; from the coding sequence ATGTATGCGATCACGATCCCGGAACCCGGTGGCCCCGAGGCACTCGTCTGGACCGAGGTGCCCGATCCCGTACCCGGCGAGGGCGAAGTCCTCGTGGAGGTGCTCTCCAGCGCGGTGAACCGCGCCGATGTCATGCAGCGCCAGGGCTTCTACGATCCGCCGCCCGGCGCGTCCGCGTACCCGGGTCTCGAATGCGCGGGCAGGGTCGCCGCGCTGGGCCCGGGCGTGAGCGGATGGGCGGTGGGCGACGAGGTCTGCGCGCTTCTCGCCGGCGGCGGTTACGCGGAGAAGGTCGCGGTGCCTTCCGGGCAACTGCTGCCGGTGCCCGCGGGCCTCGACGTGGTGTCGGCGGCGGCACTGCCCGAGGTGACGTCCACGGTCTGGTCCAACGTCTTCATGGTGGCGCATCTGCGCCCTGGCGAGACCCTGCTGGTGCACGGCGGTTCCAGCGGCATCGGCACCATGGCGATCCAGCTGGCCAAGGCGGTCGGCGCCCGGGTCGCGGTGACGGCGGGCAGCGCGGAGAAACTGGCGAGCTGCGCGGAACTCGGCGCCGACATCCTGATCAACTACCGCGAGCAGGATTTCGTGGAGGAGATCCGCAAGGCGACGGACGGCGCGGGCGCGGACGTCATCCTGGACATCGTCGGCGCGAAGTACCTGGGGAAGAACGTCGAGGCACTCGCCACCAACGGGCGGCTCGCCATCATCGGTCTCCAGGGCGGCGCGAAGGCCGAACTGAACCTGGGCGCCCTGCTGACCAAGCGGGCCGCCGTCACCGCCACCTCGCTCCGGGGCCGCCCGGCGGCCGAGAAGGCCGCGATCGTGGCGGCCGTGCGCGAACACGTCTGGCCGCTGATCGAGGGGGGCGTGGTCCGGCCGATCGTCGACCGCACGGTTCCGATGGCCGAGGCCGCCGAGGCCCACCGGGTGTTGGAGTCCAGTACTCACATCGGCAAGGTCCTGCTGCTGGCGCCCGCCACGAACCAGGTCTGA